A window of the Synchiropus splendidus isolate RoL2022-P1 chromosome 6, RoL_Sspl_1.0, whole genome shotgun sequence genome harbors these coding sequences:
- the LOC128760341 gene encoding girdin-like isoform X1, translating into MEGIFESSNSESRHDSLETLRGALTQALHDISSLKTQLSQRDSREAELKGELQEKERLLNIELSKSLNPHHVCLDFPNVLAQMKSEENSHALESSHDKDDLRETSGSQMYELKDMLQKKECLLIKAVQKGLARNVAYNNVLALLSEKEMELDEWKNKFEALKLSQGDVKAMEELLSLYQVKERGQLDLLQQRNLEIGHLRRENKSLRERLEHSRESCLDQFWQRKEGKSGNLADKELKLCMSGDQRQVSPLKNALALHEVNALREQLQSIKAELKNHYREKERFFNEALVYSQPQNAVHVDDPFVEDKKKLEVKIKAQGFEKKSNGNEQGARQETGDSRVPEPNDLPRENNCRDSNKVFQRSWARNVAYHNILALLSETETELMDWKIKFTLQETQDESKAPEALLNNRQVKRQGHVDLIQNLGHKVEQLRDQGESLEKTLTIGEMQEVQCVDHANQAINSPVLEGDQLQLSLFQVTMKNAAQETKKKRRHNTRRRKQKYDQDRAKKTNP; encoded by the exons ATGGAGGGAATATTTGAATCCAGCAATTCC GAATCCCGACACGACTCCCTGGAAACACTCCGTGGAGCCCTGACTCAGGCTCTACATGACATCAGCTCTTTGAAAACACAGCTCAGCCAGAGAGACTCCAGAGAGGCCGAGCTGAAGGGGGAACTGCAGGAAAAGGAGCGCCTGCTCAACATTGAGCTTTCAAAGAGTTTGAATCCACATCATGTCTGTCTTGATTTTCCTAACGTGCTGGCTCAAATGAAGAGTGAGGAGAACAGCCACGCTCTGGAGTCCAGTCATGACAAAGACGATCTTAGGGAAACCAGTGGAAGCCAGATGTATGAGCTGAAAGACATGCTACAGAAGAAAGAATGCCTCCTGATCAAGGCAGTTCAGAAGGGACTGGCCAGGAACGTGGCTTACAACAACGTTCTAGCATTGTTGTCTGAGAAAGAGATGGAGCTGGATGAGTGGAAGAATAAGTTTGAGGCTTTAAAGCTGAGTCAAGGTGATGTGAAGGCCATGGAGGAGCTTCTGAGTCTTTATCAGGTGAAAGAAAGAGGTCAGTTGGACCTCCTTCAGCAGAGGAACCTGGAGATAGGCCATCTGAGGCGGGAGAACAAAAGCCTGAGGGAGAGACTGGAACACTCCAGAGAGAGTTGCCTCGATCAATTCTGGCAGAGAAAGGAGGGTAAAAGTGGGAACCTGGCAGATAAGGAATTGAAACTCTGCATGTCTGGAGACCAACGTCAGGTGTCACCTTTGAAG AATGCTCTGGCACTTCATGAAGTCAACGCTCTGAGGGAGCAGCTCCAGTCCATAAAGGCTGAGCTGAAAAACCATTACAGAGAGAAGGAGCGCTTTTTCAACGAGGCCTTGGTCTACAGTCAACCCCAAAATGCCGTCCACGTTGATGATCCATTTGTGGAGGATAAGAAGAAGTTGGAAGTGAAGATCAAGGCACAAGGCTTTGAGAAAAAGAGCAATGGGAATGAACAAGGCGCAAGGCAGGAAACAGGCGACTCACGGGTGCCTGAGCCGAACGACCTTCCCCGAGAGAACAACTGTCGGGATTCCAACAAGGTATTCCAAAGAAGTTGGGCCAGGAACGTCGCCTACCACAATATTCTAGCGCTCCTGTCCGAGACAGAAACTGAGCTGATGGACTGGAAGATCAAGTTCACTCTTCAGGAGACTCAGGATGAGAGCAAGGCTCCGGAAGCGCTTCTGAATAATCGCCAGGTGAAAAGACAAGGTCATGTAGACCTCATTCAGAACTTGGGCCACAAGGTAGAGCAGCTGAGGGATCAGGGTGAAAGTCTGGAGAAAACTTTAACCATAGGAGAGATGCAGGAAGTGCAGTGTGTGGACCATGCAAACCAGGCTATTAATTCCCCAGTGCTTGAAGGAGACCAACTTCAG CTGTCTCTGTTTCAGGTTACGATGAAAAACGCAGCACaggagacgaagaagaagagaagacacaacaccaggaggaggaagcagaagtACGACCAGGACCGCGCCAAGAAGACCAACCCTTGA
- the LOC128760341 gene encoding uncharacterized protein LOC128760341 isoform X2: MEGIFESSNSESRHDSLETLRGALTQALHDISSLKTQLSQRDSREAELKGELQEKERLLNIELSKSLNPHHVCLDFPNVLAQMKSEENSHALESSHDKDDLRETSGSQMYELKDMLQKKECLLIKAVQKGLARNVAYNNVLALLSEKEMELDEWKNKFEALKLSQGDVKAMEELLSLYQVKERGQLDLLQQRNLEIGHLRRENKSLRERLEHSRESCLDQFWQRKEGKSGNLADKELKLCMSGDQRQVSPLKNALALHEVNALREQLQSIKAELKNHYREKERFFNEALVYSQPQNAVHVDDPFVEDKKKLEVKIKAQGFEKKSNGNEQGARQETGDSRVPEPNDLPRENNCRDSNKVFQRSWARNVAYHNILALLSETETELMDWKIKFTLQETQDESKAPEALLNNRQVKRQGHVDLIQNLGHKVEQLRDQGESLEKTLTIGEMQEVQCVDHANQAINSPVLEGDQLQVTMKNAAQETKKKRRHNTRRRKQKYDQDRAKKTNP; the protein is encoded by the exons ATGGAGGGAATATTTGAATCCAGCAATTCC GAATCCCGACACGACTCCCTGGAAACACTCCGTGGAGCCCTGACTCAGGCTCTACATGACATCAGCTCTTTGAAAACACAGCTCAGCCAGAGAGACTCCAGAGAGGCCGAGCTGAAGGGGGAACTGCAGGAAAAGGAGCGCCTGCTCAACATTGAGCTTTCAAAGAGTTTGAATCCACATCATGTCTGTCTTGATTTTCCTAACGTGCTGGCTCAAATGAAGAGTGAGGAGAACAGCCACGCTCTGGAGTCCAGTCATGACAAAGACGATCTTAGGGAAACCAGTGGAAGCCAGATGTATGAGCTGAAAGACATGCTACAGAAGAAAGAATGCCTCCTGATCAAGGCAGTTCAGAAGGGACTGGCCAGGAACGTGGCTTACAACAACGTTCTAGCATTGTTGTCTGAGAAAGAGATGGAGCTGGATGAGTGGAAGAATAAGTTTGAGGCTTTAAAGCTGAGTCAAGGTGATGTGAAGGCCATGGAGGAGCTTCTGAGTCTTTATCAGGTGAAAGAAAGAGGTCAGTTGGACCTCCTTCAGCAGAGGAACCTGGAGATAGGCCATCTGAGGCGGGAGAACAAAAGCCTGAGGGAGAGACTGGAACACTCCAGAGAGAGTTGCCTCGATCAATTCTGGCAGAGAAAGGAGGGTAAAAGTGGGAACCTGGCAGATAAGGAATTGAAACTCTGCATGTCTGGAGACCAACGTCAGGTGTCACCTTTGAAG AATGCTCTGGCACTTCATGAAGTCAACGCTCTGAGGGAGCAGCTCCAGTCCATAAAGGCTGAGCTGAAAAACCATTACAGAGAGAAGGAGCGCTTTTTCAACGAGGCCTTGGTCTACAGTCAACCCCAAAATGCCGTCCACGTTGATGATCCATTTGTGGAGGATAAGAAGAAGTTGGAAGTGAAGATCAAGGCACAAGGCTTTGAGAAAAAGAGCAATGGGAATGAACAAGGCGCAAGGCAGGAAACAGGCGACTCACGGGTGCCTGAGCCGAACGACCTTCCCCGAGAGAACAACTGTCGGGATTCCAACAAGGTATTCCAAAGAAGTTGGGCCAGGAACGTCGCCTACCACAATATTCTAGCGCTCCTGTCCGAGACAGAAACTGAGCTGATGGACTGGAAGATCAAGTTCACTCTTCAGGAGACTCAGGATGAGAGCAAGGCTCCGGAAGCGCTTCTGAATAATCGCCAGGTGAAAAGACAAGGTCATGTAGACCTCATTCAGAACTTGGGCCACAAGGTAGAGCAGCTGAGGGATCAGGGTGAAAGTCTGGAGAAAACTTTAACCATAGGAGAGATGCAGGAAGTGCAGTGTGTGGACCATGCAAACCAGGCTATTAATTCCCCAGTGCTTGAAGGAGACCAACTTCAG GTTACGATGAAAAACGCAGCACaggagacgaagaagaagagaagacacaacaccaggaggaggaagcagaagtACGACCAGGACCGCGCCAAGAAGACCAACCCTTGA
- the LOC128760341 gene encoding uncharacterized protein LOC128760341 isoform X3 — MKSEENSHALESSHDKDDLRETSGSQMYELKDMLQKKECLLIKAVQKGLARNVAYNNVLALLSEKEMELDEWKNKFEALKLSQGDVKAMEELLSLYQVKERGQLDLLQQRNLEIGHLRRENKSLRERLEHSRESCLDQFWQRKEGKSGNLADKELKLCMSGDQRQVSPLKNALALHEVNALREQLQSIKAELKNHYREKERFFNEALVYSQPQNAVHVDDPFVEDKKKLEVKIKAQGFEKKSNGNEQGARQETGDSRVPEPNDLPRENNCRDSNKVFQRSWARNVAYHNILALLSETETELMDWKIKFTLQETQDESKAPEALLNNRQVKRQGHVDLIQNLGHKVEQLRDQGESLEKTLTIGEMQEVQCVDHANQAINSPVLEGDQLQLSLFQVTMKNAAQETKKKRRHNTRRRKQKYDQDRAKKTNP; from the exons ATGAAGAGTGAGGAGAACAGCCACGCTCTGGAGTCCAGTCATGACAAAGACGATCTTAGGGAAACCAGTGGAAGCCAGATGTATGAGCTGAAAGACATGCTACAGAAGAAAGAATGCCTCCTGATCAAGGCAGTTCAGAAGGGACTGGCCAGGAACGTGGCTTACAACAACGTTCTAGCATTGTTGTCTGAGAAAGAGATGGAGCTGGATGAGTGGAAGAATAAGTTTGAGGCTTTAAAGCTGAGTCAAGGTGATGTGAAGGCCATGGAGGAGCTTCTGAGTCTTTATCAGGTGAAAGAAAGAGGTCAGTTGGACCTCCTTCAGCAGAGGAACCTGGAGATAGGCCATCTGAGGCGGGAGAACAAAAGCCTGAGGGAGAGACTGGAACACTCCAGAGAGAGTTGCCTCGATCAATTCTGGCAGAGAAAGGAGGGTAAAAGTGGGAACCTGGCAGATAAGGAATTGAAACTCTGCATGTCTGGAGACCAACGTCAGGTGTCACCTTTGAAG AATGCTCTGGCACTTCATGAAGTCAACGCTCTGAGGGAGCAGCTCCAGTCCATAAAGGCTGAGCTGAAAAACCATTACAGAGAGAAGGAGCGCTTTTTCAACGAGGCCTTGGTCTACAGTCAACCCCAAAATGCCGTCCACGTTGATGATCCATTTGTGGAGGATAAGAAGAAGTTGGAAGTGAAGATCAAGGCACAAGGCTTTGAGAAAAAGAGCAATGGGAATGAACAAGGCGCAAGGCAGGAAACAGGCGACTCACGGGTGCCTGAGCCGAACGACCTTCCCCGAGAGAACAACTGTCGGGATTCCAACAAGGTATTCCAAAGAAGTTGGGCCAGGAACGTCGCCTACCACAATATTCTAGCGCTCCTGTCCGAGACAGAAACTGAGCTGATGGACTGGAAGATCAAGTTCACTCTTCAGGAGACTCAGGATGAGAGCAAGGCTCCGGAAGCGCTTCTGAATAATCGCCAGGTGAAAAGACAAGGTCATGTAGACCTCATTCAGAACTTGGGCCACAAGGTAGAGCAGCTGAGGGATCAGGGTGAAAGTCTGGAGAAAACTTTAACCATAGGAGAGATGCAGGAAGTGCAGTGTGTGGACCATGCAAACCAGGCTATTAATTCCCCAGTGCTTGAAGGAGACCAACTTCAG CTGTCTCTGTTTCAGGTTACGATGAAAAACGCAGCACaggagacgaagaagaagagaagacacaacaccaggaggaggaagcagaagtACGACCAGGACCGCGCCAAGAAGACCAACCCTTGA